ATCTTCACCGCCAATGCCAAACGCGCCATCCGCGGCGCGCGGGCTATCCGGGCGGGCACGGTGACGGTGAACAGCTTTGGCGAGGGTGACATCTCCACGCCATTTGGCGGCTACAAGCAGTCGGGTTTTGGCGGCCGCGACAACTCGGTCCATGCCCATGACCAGTACACCCAGCTGAAAACCATCTGGATTGATCTGGCCGACGACGCAGATGAGGCCGTGGATTGAGCACCTACACCGCCAAACGCCTGCCCCGGCAGACCGCAGCGGCGGGATGGAATGCCATCCTGCCGCCGCAAGATCCGCTGCCGGTGCTGGACCAGGATCTGACCGCCGATGTGACCATCATCGGCGGCGGATTTGCCGGACTGTCGGCGGCCCGGCGCCTGCATCAGCTGGACCCGTCCCTGACGGTCGCGGTACTGGAAGCCGGGCAATTCGCCGAAGGCTCTGCCGGACGCAATTCCGGCTTTATGATCGACCTGCCGCATGATCTGGCCTCGGACAATTACGCCGGCGACGCGTTGGAGGCCGACCGCGCCGCCATTGCCCTGAACCGCCAGGCCATCGCGTTTGCCAAGGGCATCGCCGAAGACTGTGCGCTGCCGCAGGAGATCTTTGATCCCGCCGGTAAAATCAACGCCGCCGCCACCCGTGCAGGCGATCGGCACAACCGCGACTTTGCCGCCCATCTGGAGCGGCTGGGCGAGCCGCATACGCTCTACTCGCAAACGGAAATGCAGGCGCTGACAGGCAGCCCGCATTACACCTCCGGCCTTTATGCGCCGGGTACGGTGATGATCCAGCCCGCGGGCTATATCAGGGCCTTGTCGGCACATCTGGCCAGGCAAATCAGCGTCTTTGAAAACACCCCCGCCACGGGGTTCGAAAAACAGGGCAGAGGCTGGCTGGTTTCCACCCCCAAGGGCCGCATCAGCACCGGCAGGATTATCCTGGCCAACAACGGCCATCTGGAAAGCTTCGGCTTTTACCAGCGCCGCCTGATGCATATCTGCCTATATGCCTCGATGACCAAACGCCTGACACCGGAACAGATCACCCGGCTGGGCGGCGAAGCGCGCTGGTCGGTGACGCCATCGGACCCGGTCGGCACCTCGGTGCGGCGAATTTCCGGCTCATACGGCGACCGCATCCTGATCCGCACCTGCGCCAGTTTTCACCCCACGATTGAGACCAGCCGGATGCGCCTGCGCAATGCCGGCTGGGTGCATGACCGCAAGTTCCGCGAACGCTTCCCGCATCTGGGGGATGTGCAGATGGAGCACCGCTGGGCCGGGATGCTGTGCCTCAGCCGCAACGGGTCTGCGGCGTTTGGCGAGCTGGAACAGGGTGTCTTTTCCGCCTGCTGCCAGAACGGCCTTGGCATTGCCCGCGGCACCCAGCAGGGGATGGGGGCGGCTGAACTGCTGCTGCAGGGCGGATCGGAGATTGCCAGCCATTTTCTAGCCCAGCCGGAGCCGCCGAGGCTGCCGCCGGAACCCTTTGCCTCGCTTGGGGCGAACACCTATCTGATGTGGAAGGAATGGCGGTCCGGGAAGGAATAAGGCGTTGGGGGCGCTGCCCCCGGCCTGCGGCCTCCCCCGGAGTATTTTTGCAAAGATGAAGCGGGGCCGGGCCTTGAAGGTCCGGCTGTTGGTTCAAGGCAGGCTCAGCTTGGCCATTCGCCCGCCGTCAACGGTATAGACCTGGCCGGTGATGAAGCCCGCGTCGTCTGATGCCAGGAAAGCCACCAGCGCCGCCACTTCTTGCGGCTTGCCGGTGCGGGCCACCGGGTGGATGCCGGCGATATCGCGGCGGAAGGCCTCCGGATCGGGCATGGCGCCGATGAAATCGAGGTTCAGCTCGGTGTCGATCCAGCCCGGCGCCACCGCGTTGCAGCGGATGCCTTCCGCTCCGTGATCCACCGCCACCGCGCGGGTGAGGCCATGCAGCCCGGCCTTGGAGGCGCAATAGGCGGCGTGGCCGGGGTTGCTGCCCAGGCCTTCGATGGATCCGGTGTTGACG
The nucleotide sequence above comes from Leisingera sp. NJS204. Encoded proteins:
- a CDS encoding SDR family NAD(P)-dependent oxidoreductase; its protein translation is MSRFEGKVALVTGGRSGIGQAIAHRLRDEGARVFTAQRGTDANFEGIAADFTEPDSPAQVIAEAVNRAGRLDVLVNNAGMMQEARVEDMTLADWQRNLTVNLTAPFLMIQAALPHLRKSKGSIVNTGSIEGLGSNPGHAAYCASKAGLHGLTRAVAVDHGAEGIRCNAVAPGWIDTELNLDFIGAMPDPEAFRRDIAGIHPVARTGKPQEVAALVAFLASDDAGFITGQVYTVDGGRMAKLSLP
- a CDS encoding NAD(P)/FAD-dependent oxidoreductase produces the protein MSTYTAKRLPRQTAAAGWNAILPPQDPLPVLDQDLTADVTIIGGGFAGLSAARRLHQLDPSLTVAVLEAGQFAEGSAGRNSGFMIDLPHDLASDNYAGDALEADRAAIALNRQAIAFAKGIAEDCALPQEIFDPAGKINAAATRAGDRHNRDFAAHLERLGEPHTLYSQTEMQALTGSPHYTSGLYAPGTVMIQPAGYIRALSAHLARQISVFENTPATGFEKQGRGWLVSTPKGRISTGRIILANNGHLESFGFYQRRLMHICLYASMTKRLTPEQITRLGGEARWSVTPSDPVGTSVRRISGSYGDRILIRTCASFHPTIETSRMRLRNAGWVHDRKFRERFPHLGDVQMEHRWAGMLCLSRNGSAAFGELEQGVFSACCQNGLGIARGTQQGMGAAELLLQGGSEIASHFLAQPEPPRLPPEPFASLGANTYLMWKEWRSGKE